A single genomic interval of Chitinophaga sp. 180180018-3 harbors:
- a CDS encoding Na+/H+ antiporter, giving the protein MLEHFPFYLALLLAIILLIMLANRIKVAYPVLLVMAGLLISLIPGIPVLHIDPELIFIIFLPPLLYEAAWAISWKELWRWRRIIGSFAFVVVFLTALSVAFAANYFIPGFSLALGFVLGGIVSPPDAVSAGAILKFVKVPKRMSSILEGESLLNDASSLIILRFAMVAVGTGQFIWYHAALSFGWMLIGGIGIGILVGIIFMKLHRYLPTDANMDIIMTIITPYVMYILAEEVHSSGVLAVVSGGLLLSNRRHHFLSSTSRLRGINFWESVIFVLNGIVFLMIGLDLPEITAGLKQQGISFSEAMGYGLTITAVLIIVRILSAYGAVIVTLIARNFITVADTRNPGYKVPIIMGWTGMRGVVSLAAALSIPVYLDKAGTIPFPQRNLILFITFIVILVTLLLQGLTLPFLIRKITLPSFDDYLPEEEAETAIRKELAKDALRRLKADYHDQLATHPVLQRLAERWTDISAQEGTLEMTATGKRVYQEILGHQRKWLVNKNKTDPRFDEDVIRRYLYQIDIEEEKLKYL; this is encoded by the coding sequence ATGCTCGAGCACTTTCCTTTCTATCTTGCCCTGTTACTGGCAATCATATTGCTGATAATGCTGGCGAACCGGATAAAGGTAGCCTATCCTGTATTGCTGGTGATGGCCGGTTTACTGATAAGCCTGATCCCCGGCATTCCCGTATTACATATAGATCCTGAGCTCATTTTCATCATCTTTCTGCCACCATTGTTATATGAAGCGGCATGGGCAATATCCTGGAAGGAATTGTGGCGCTGGCGCCGGATCATCGGCAGCTTTGCATTTGTGGTAGTATTTCTGACCGCATTATCTGTGGCATTTGCTGCCAACTATTTCATTCCCGGTTTCTCACTGGCATTGGGATTTGTGCTGGGTGGTATCGTATCACCTCCTGATGCGGTGAGTGCGGGAGCCATCCTGAAATTTGTGAAGGTACCCAAACGAATGTCGTCGATACTGGAAGGCGAAAGCCTGCTGAATGACGCTTCATCGTTGATCATATTGCGCTTCGCTATGGTAGCCGTTGGCACCGGGCAATTTATCTGGTACCATGCAGCATTGAGTTTTGGCTGGATGCTGATAGGAGGGATTGGCATCGGTATCCTGGTAGGAATCATATTTATGAAATTACACAGGTACCTGCCTACGGATGCCAATATGGACATTATCATGACGATTATTACCCCTTACGTGATGTATATTTTGGCGGAAGAAGTACACAGCTCGGGCGTACTTGCGGTAGTGAGCGGTGGCTTGTTGTTATCCAACAGGCGGCATCATTTTCTGAGTAGCACCTCCCGTTTACGGGGCATCAATTTCTGGGAAAGCGTGATATTCGTATTGAATGGAATCGTTTTCCTGATGATTGGTTTAGACCTGCCGGAAATTACAGCCGGCCTGAAACAGCAGGGGATAAGCTTTTCCGAGGCAATGGGATATGGATTAACGATAACCGCCGTGTTGATTATTGTGAGGATTTTGTCTGCCTATGGCGCAGTGATCGTTACCCTGATCGCCCGCAATTTTATCACGGTAGCGGATACACGAAATCCAGGTTACAAGGTACCCATTATCATGGGATGGACGGGCATGAGAGGCGTGGTGTCGCTGGCTGCTGCCTTGTCGATACCAGTTTATCTGGATAAAGCAGGTACTATCCCATTTCCTCAGCGGAACCTGATCCTGTTCATTACTTTTATTGTTATCCTGGTTACCTTACTGCTACAGGGGCTCACGCTTCCTTTTTTAATCAGAAAGATTACGCTGCCCTCCTTCGATGATTATCTTCCGGAAGAAGAAGCTGAAACTGCCATCCGGAAAGAATTAGCCAAAGATGCCTTGCGCCGCCTTAAGGCGGATTATCATGATCAGCTGGCCACCCACCCAGTGTTGCAACGGTTGGCCGAAAGGTGGACTGACATCAGCGCTCAGGAAGGAACACTTGAAATGACAGCTACAGGCAAGCGCGTGTATCAGGAAATCCTGGGTCATCAGCGGAAATGGCTGGTGAATAAGAATAAGACGGACCCGAGATTTGATGAAGATGTGATCAGGAGATATTTATATCAGATAGACATTGAGGAGGAGAAGCTTAAATATTTGTAG
- a CDS encoding ORF6N domain-containing protein, which yields MNNERKEVMLTDEILISKIYYVRGHKIMLDRDLAELYDVKPIRLREQVKRNMSRFPENFMFQLTDEEVENMVSQFAIPSKKHLGGYFPYVFTEHGVLMLANVLRSDRAIQVSIRIIEIFVKMREMLSTHKDVLLKLEQLERKSTDHDAEIQLIFKYLKELLTPLQEPLNKIGFTRHNQ from the coding sequence ATGAATAACGAACGAAAAGAAGTCATGCTTACTGATGAGATTCTCATCAGTAAGATTTATTATGTCAGGGGACATAAGATAATGTTAGACCGTGATCTGGCTGAGTTATATGATGTAAAACCTATACGGCTGAGAGAACAGGTTAAACGTAATATGAGTCGGTTCCCTGAGAATTTTATGTTCCAGCTGACAGATGAAGAGGTGGAAAACATGGTATCGCAATTTGCGATACCTTCCAAAAAGCACCTGGGTGGCTATTTCCCATACGTTTTTACTGAACATGGGGTATTGATGTTGGCAAACGTGCTGCGCAGCGATCGGGCCATACAGGTCAGTATCCGCATTATTGAAATTTTCGTGAAGATGCGGGAAATGTTATCGACACATAAGGATGTTTTATTAAAACTGGAACAGTTGGAGAGGAAGTCGACCGACCACGATGCCGAAATACAGCTAATTTTTAAATACCTTAAAGAATTGCTTACTCCACTGCAGGAGCCGCTTAACAAAATTGGTTTTACCCGTCATAACCAATAA
- a CDS encoding NAD(P)H-binding protein, whose translation MKQTILGAGGAIGIELAAELSGYTKDIRLVGRNPRQVNPSDEVFKADLSDRWQVFKAIEGSSIVYLTVGFEYNIAIWQVQWPLLIRNVIDACLEYGAKLVFFDNVYAIGGDNVKHITEESPFSPVSKKGEVRMQVDQTILDSIGNRNLEAIIARAPDFFSDIKGKSLTMNLIYDNLLNDKEAAWLCNAEVIHSVGYTPELAKGTAILGNTNDAYGQIWNLPTDPQPVTGAEWIRLFAAEMGKSDKFQLLSADTIKELGAADQILKEIYEMLYQYDRDYYFDSSKFNKRFNYTPLTNALAVKQTVERLAQ comes from the coding sequence ATGAAACAGACAATTTTAGGAGCAGGAGGCGCAATCGGAATCGAACTGGCAGCTGAGTTATCAGGTTATACTAAAGATATTCGTCTTGTTGGACGAAATCCCCGGCAAGTAAATCCTTCCGATGAAGTATTCAAGGCCGATTTGTCCGACCGCTGGCAGGTTTTTAAAGCTATTGAAGGTAGCAGCATCGTATACCTCACCGTCGGATTTGAATACAACATCGCCATCTGGCAGGTACAATGGCCCTTGCTGATACGAAATGTAATAGATGCCTGCCTGGAATATGGCGCCAAACTGGTTTTCTTTGACAACGTATATGCTATCGGCGGCGACAATGTTAAACACATCACCGAAGAATCGCCCTTCAGTCCGGTTAGTAAAAAGGGAGAGGTAAGAATGCAGGTAGATCAGACTATCCTCGACAGTATCGGGAACCGGAACCTGGAAGCGATTATCGCCCGTGCCCCGGACTTCTTTAGCGATATCAAAGGCAAAAGCCTGACGATGAATCTCATCTACGACAATCTGCTGAACGATAAAGAAGCTGCCTGGTTGTGCAACGCTGAGGTAATTCACAGTGTTGGCTATACGCCGGAACTGGCAAAAGGAACGGCTATACTCGGAAATACCAACGATGCATACGGACAAATATGGAACCTGCCAACCGATCCTCAGCCGGTTACCGGTGCTGAATGGATCCGCTTATTCGCAGCTGAAATGGGGAAGAGTGATAAATTCCAGCTACTCTCCGCCGACACTATAAAAGAATTGGGTGCGGCCGACCAGATCCTGAAAGAGATTTATGAAATGCTTTATCAGTATGATCGTGACTACTATTTCGACAGCAGTAAATTCAACAAACGATTTAATTATACACCGCTGACGAATGCCCTGGCAGTGAAGCAAACAGTGGAGAGGCTGGCACAATAA
- a CDS encoding SDR family oxidoreductase — MNRFTNKVAFITGGNSGIGKAAAILIAREGARVMVADVKENQEALNEILKEGTDARFVKCDVSRPEEVERAVAETVAVFGSLDVALNNAGVVDASLLHEKTIEEWQRVLNINLSGVFYGMKYQIAQMRKQPGGGAIVNMGSIMSQVGEQGIAAYASSKHGLVGLTKVAALENATNNIRVNAIGPGYIETPLLMDNSASGAEYRAYMESKHAMKRLGKPEEIAKVFLFLASDDASFCTGAYLPVDGGYLIQ, encoded by the coding sequence ATGAACCGTTTTACAAATAAAGTAGCCTTTATTACCGGCGGAAACTCTGGCATTGGAAAAGCAGCCGCCATCTTAATTGCCCGGGAAGGCGCCCGCGTAATGGTCGCAGACGTTAAAGAAAATCAGGAAGCCTTAAACGAAATCCTGAAAGAAGGCACGGATGCCCGGTTTGTGAAATGCGATGTATCCAGGCCCGAAGAAGTGGAGCGGGCAGTTGCTGAAACAGTGGCTGTTTTTGGTTCTCTCGACGTAGCGCTTAACAACGCCGGCGTTGTTGATGCCTCGCTATTGCATGAAAAGACAATCGAAGAATGGCAGCGGGTGCTGAACATCAACCTCAGTGGCGTGTTCTACGGTATGAAATACCAGATTGCTCAAATGCGCAAACAACCGGGTGGCGGCGCTATCGTTAATATGGGCTCAATTATGAGCCAGGTAGGAGAGCAGGGGATTGCCGCTTACGCCTCTTCCAAACACGGTCTTGTTGGCTTAACGAAAGTGGCTGCGCTCGAAAATGCAACCAATAATATTCGTGTAAACGCTATCGGCCCGGGGTATATCGAAACGCCGCTCCTGATGGATAATTCCGCCTCAGGCGCAGAGTACAGAGCCTATATGGAATCAAAACACGCCATGAAAAGGCTCGGAAAACCCGAGGAAATAGCCAAAGTATTTCTTTTCCTGGCATCCGATGATGCCAGTTTCTGTACTGGAGCATACCTGCCGGTCGACGGTGGTTACCTGATACAATAG
- a CDS encoding alpha/beta hydrolase, which translates to MKTTTILISVLAILSACNNGRSTISSASLSTEKIKVADQGVNIVYDDSKTGDTTLLFIHGWGINRGYWADQAAHFSGKYRVVTLDLPGFGESGKNRKSWTVADFARDVNSLMGALALKHVILVGHSMSGAIALETALTDTGRVIAVVGIDNFKNVGTAETAQEEKEKADFYKAARMDYKNTVNKFAAILFSSSTDSLVRRRVMNDIDSADPTIAIDCLEGSDAYSIDAKLPQLKKTLYLINSDYIPTDTSGFLKNKIDYSLFRMGVTGHYPMIEDPKEFDRLLQQVIDKVGRR; encoded by the coding sequence ATGAAAACAACAACTATATTAATAAGCGTACTGGCTATTTTATCGGCCTGCAATAACGGACGCAGCACAATTTCTTCAGCCTCCCTGTCAACAGAAAAAATAAAAGTAGCAGACCAGGGAGTAAACATTGTATATGATGATAGCAAGACAGGAGACACCACCTTGTTATTTATCCATGGCTGGGGCATTAACAGGGGTTACTGGGCAGATCAGGCGGCTCACTTTAGCGGAAAATACCGCGTAGTGACCCTCGACCTGCCAGGTTTCGGAGAATCGGGGAAGAACAGGAAAAGTTGGACGGTGGCAGATTTCGCCCGGGATGTAAATTCCCTGATGGGCGCATTGGCATTGAAGCATGTTATCCTGGTCGGGCATTCTATGAGTGGCGCTATTGCGCTGGAAACAGCGTTAACGGATACAGGCCGGGTAATAGCAGTAGTAGGTATCGATAATTTCAAAAACGTGGGAACTGCGGAAACGGCCCAGGAAGAAAAAGAAAAAGCAGACTTTTATAAAGCCGCGCGGATGGATTATAAAAACACCGTAAATAAATTTGCGGCGATACTTTTCTCATCGTCGACCGACAGCCTGGTTCGTCGCAGGGTGATGAACGATATAGACAGTGCTGATCCGACTATTGCGATAGATTGCCTGGAGGGGTCAGATGCGTATTCGATTGACGCAAAACTTCCGCAGTTAAAGAAGACGCTGTATTTGATTAACAGTGACTATATTCCTACAGATACGAGTGGATTTCTGAAGAATAAGATTGATTACAGTTTATTCCGGATGGGTGTTACGGGGCATTATCCTATGATTGAGGATCCTAAGGAGTTTGACCGGTTGTTGCAGCAGGTGATAGATAAGGTGGGGCGGAGATAG